A window of Tachypleus tridentatus isolate NWPU-2018 chromosome 7, ASM421037v1, whole genome shotgun sequence genomic DNA:
GTTCTCCTGTGCtaaatttgtttccttttacTGGTTCTGgtgcatttattttgtttcccTTTACTGCTTTTAGTGTGTTAAATTTTTTTCCTGTTGCTGGTTCTTCTATGCTATTGTTGTTTCCTAATACTTGTTCTTCTGTATTAAATGTACTTTCTATTGCTAGTTCTCGTGTGTTCAGCTTGTTTCCCCTTACTAATTGTGATGTGTTCATCTTGTTTCCTGTTGCTAGTTCTACTGAGCTCACTTTATTGCCAGTTGCTGGTTTTGGTGCAATAATTTTGTTTCCTGTTGCTGGTTCCACTGAGCTCACCTCATTGCCAGCTGCTGGTTTCAATGCAGCCATTATGTTTCCTGTTGCTGGTCCTTCTGAGCTCACTTTATTGCCAGTTGCTGGTTTTGGTGCAATACTTTTGTTTCCTATTGCTGGTTCTACCGAGCTCACCTCATTGCCAATTGTTGGTTTCGATGCAATCATCATGTTTCCTGTTACTGGTTCTTCCGTGTTCACACTTTTTCTTGTTGCCGAGTCTCCTGTGCTCATCCTGTTTCCCATTGTTGGTTTTGGTgtagtaattttatttcttattgatgGTTCTTCTGTGCTCAGTTTGTTTGCTATTGCTTGTTCTGCTGTACTCACCTTGTTTCTCTTGGTtggtttttgtttatcttttgttgttgatcccattgtgtttattttaccCATTGCTGTTTTTTGTGTGGTCACTTTGTTTTCCGTTACTGACTCTCCAGTGCTTACTTTGTTTTCCGTTACTGGCTCTCCAGTGCTCACTTTGTTTCCTATTACTAATTTTAATGTGCCCATGGTCACATCAATAGGAGATTTCCTACAGGAATCTTTGCTTGTAATAGAATCAGATTTTACAACAGAAACATGACTAATTTTATCATTAATCTTACTTTCATAAATACAATTTTCTCGAAGCTTTTTGGTATATTTTTGCGTTAAGCCATTTCTTTCGATTTCTGTTTTTAAGCCGATATTCAGATGGCTATACATAATCCCATCTTTTTGCCTTTCTTCTCCGTTAAGAAGATCATTTTGAATTCGAGATTCTCTACTATTTACTAATTCACAGTTTAATTTCTTCACATCTGTATCATTACCTTTTACGCTTAGCTCGTATTCcatgattttattgttttggtgaaagtttttttgtttcgTACGTTCACTTAATGCAGTAAGATTTTCTTCCTCATGCGTAGTTTCTCTTGTAGATTCACTGAGCATGTTAAAGCTTTCAGGATAACCAACTGTTGTTGCAAAACCTTTCCACTCCTCTACATCATTTCTTTTTCCTACATAATTGGAAGACGATTCATCTATTTTTACCCATGTTTCACAGTCCTGGTGTTCAGCCAGTCTTTTCCTATCATCTTTGATTAATGAAAAAGGTACGAGATGACCTTTATTGACCagagttgttttcttattttcctcTCCAATATCAGACAACTGGACCAcatgtatattgttattattgtttactatATCTTTCACAAAATATGggatgtatttattaaatttcctCTTCGCAGGAAGTAAGAAACTGTTGTAAGATTTTCTGTTCACTTCAGTATCAGTTAACTCTGCCAGATGTGGACTGTTGTCACTGTGAACTACATCTCTCACAGGGAGTGGGATGTTCTTGCAAGGTTTTCGGTTCACTTCAGTATCAGTTAACTCTACCAGATGTGGACTGCTGTCACTGTGAATTACATCTCTCACAGCGAGTGAGATGTTCTTGCAAGGTTTTCGGTTCACTTCAGTATCAGTTAACTCTGCCTGATGTGGATTGCTGTCACTGTGAACTACATCTCTCACAGAGAGTGGGATGTTCTTGTAAGGTTTCCTGTTCTCTTCAGTATCACTTAACTCTGCTAGATGTGGACTGCTGTCACTATGAATTACATCTCGCACAGCGAGTGGGATGTTCTTGCAAGGTTTTCGATTCACTTCAGTATCAGTTAACTCTGCCTGATGTGGATTGTTGTCACTGTGAACTACGTCTCTCACAAGGAGTGGAATGTTCTTGTAAGGTTTCCTTTTCTCTTCAGTATCAGTTAACTCTGCTAGATGTGGACTGCTGTCACTGTAAATTACATCTCTCATAGGGAGTGAGATGTTCTTGTAAGGTTTCCTGTTCACTTTATTGGTATCAGTTAACTCTACCAGATGTGGACTGCTGTCACTGTGAATTACATCTCTCACAGCGAGTGGGATGTTCTTGCAAGGTTTTCGATTAACTTCAGTATCAGTTAACTCTGCCTGATGTGGATTGTTGTCACTGTGAACTACGTCTCTCACAAGGAGTGGGATGTTCTTGTAAGGTTTCCTTTTCTCTTCAGTATCAGTTAACTCTGCTAGATGTGGACTGCTGTCACTGTAAATTACATCTCTCATAGGGAGTGAGATGTTCTTGTAAGGTTTCCTGTTCACTTTATTGGTATCAGTTAATTCGGATTGATGTGGATTGCTGTCACTGTGAACTACATCTCTCATAGGGAGTGGGATTTTCTTGCAAGGTTTTCGGTTCACTTCAGTATCAGTTAACTCTGTCAGATGTGGACTGCTGTCACTGTGAACTACATCTCTCATAGGGAGTGGGATGTTCTTGTAAGGTTTCCAGTTCTCTTCAGTATCACTTAACTCTGCTAGATGTGGACTGCTGTCACTATGAATTACATCTCTCACAGGGAGTGGGATGTTCTTGCAAGGTTTTCGGTTCACTTCAGTATCAGTTAACTCTGCCTGATGTGGATTGTTGTCACTGTGAACTACGTCTCTCACAAGGAGTGGGATGTTCTTGTAAGGTTTCCTTTTCTCTTCAGTATTAGTTAACTCTGCTAGATGTGGACTGCTGTCACTGTAAATTACATCTCTCATAGGGAGTGGGATGTTCTTGTAAGGTTTCCAGTTCTCTTCAGTATCACTTAACTCTGCTAGATGTGGACTGCTGTCACTATGAATTACATATCTCACAGGGAGTGGGATGTTCTTGCAAGGTTTTCGGTTCACTTTATTAGTATCAGTTAATTCGGATTGATGTGGACTGCTGTCACTGTGAACTACATCTCTCACAGGGAGTGGGCATTTCTTGCAAGGTTTTCGGTTCACTTCAGTATCAACTAACTCTGCCAGATGTGGACTGCTGCCACTGTGAACTACATCTCTCACAGGGAGTGAGATGTTCTTGCAAGGTTTTCGGTTCACTTCAGTATCAGTTAATTCAGGATGACGTGGACTGTTGTCACTGTGAACTACATCTCTCACAGGGAGTGGGATGTGCTTGCAAGGTTTTCGGTTCACTTCAGTATCAGTTAATTCGGGCTGATGTGGACTGTTGTCTCTGCAAACTACATCTCTCACAGAAAATGGGATGTTCTTGTAAGGTTTCCTGTTCATTTCAGTATCAGTTAAGCCTGCGTGGTATAAGCTGTTGTCACTGCTTACAACgtatcttttttgtttgttcttttcagcaatattttgaaaatgtgaaaattttggTGCTACAGTTAAGATATTATTGGTCAGTGAGTATTTGCCATTGGCCCACTCTAGCTGAATTGCTGTGTTGAAATCTCCTTTTATGAGAAAAGGTCTTTGAATGTTCACAGCTTTATCAGTTTGtctcaaaatgttttgaaaattttctataTCTCTTTCGTTTtcaatatacaaagaaaaaacatttttatactggTCACTTCCTTTTTCTATTTTATCAGACTGATGCACGTGCATATTATCTATTTCTCTAAGATGAGCGAGGTTTTCGCAATAAGGATGTTTGTTTAGTTGAGTTTTTCTTCTACAAATTTCCTTTTTTCTGCAAGCTGTAGTTAAACGATCTATTTGTTCGCTAGTTGCTACTAATACTTCCTGATTGCTAAACTGCGGGAAGATTAATTGGCCAGACTCGATGTGCTGTATTTCATCTGAATCACCACTAGTACGGGTTAACAACTTTACATTATTAGCAAGTTGTACTATTTTGGGTAATCCTGATAACTTGACTGATTCGCTATTGCTTTCAGTAAATTTGTGACAACCTCGATTGCGGCCAGAGTTAGGCTTAACATTGTCAAAAATATATCCGATTCGGGCACAATTAGGCTTGGCTTGGAAAGTGGTATGTGCAGTTCGATAAAAGCTGGATTTGTTTTGAGTAGGGGAATTTTTAATTACTCCAGTATTAGGCCTACTTCTTCTCTCAACTGGGCTGTTTCTGTACTCATCAGTAGTATTAGGCCTAATTCTTCCCTGGACTGACCTATTTTTATATTCACCAGAAGCATTAGGCCTACTTCTTTTTTGTACTGCGTTGTTTCTATCTCCAACAGAAAATGGGCGCTTTAAACGGCCAATAGGAACAGGAAGTCGGGATTTGTAGgatgatttaaatttatttgtgcaACTTTTTGCTGACTTCTTTCTCATTAATGCTAAATATCCCTGCCCGGAAACTCGAGTCTCAGTTAGCTGCTTTATTACCTTGGACAACGTTCCACACTTACTTTGTAACTCTATATTATACTCTAGAAGTTCCTCGAGTGGATTTTGGGATAAATTTCCATCTTCcgttattttcttaaaatagcTTGTGTTCTGTCCACCCCTAAAAGAACCGAAACATTAGAAATTAACTTGTTCaatgaaaattaataacttaGGTATTATAGTTCCTACAGTCAGGTATACGtcatgaagaaataaaattattttattcagtttgttaaaatatgaaacattttaatatttaatttatatgaattttctttaaaataattttaagaatatgaCATAATTTTCCTTTCCTTAAACGTCAATTATTtttgacaaattattttctttttctgtgtgtttaacGATACTTCAGAGACCATTAATTtacaattatgtaaaaaaatattgtattacccagtttttttgaaagaaattttgTACGAGATTGTGCATGGTAGAAGTGTTAGAACTAACGTATAACTATTTTGGGTATCTCTTGGTCTAAGCTGACACATTATGTCAGTCATCCAAATACATATATACGCATCTTTATTAACaaacgtatatgtatatatacgatGGTCAACAAATAATTGggaaatatgaaaatgttttgtgaGTAAGAAACTCTATATTTAAAGATAACAACACTAATGTAATTGATCAAAAGTGATCATAGAGtctttctcttgttttaatttttggttGTAAACTCTCTGGCCTTTATATCTGTTTGATATCCCTGTGGCATAGAGTACATGAGGGACTGACTGTAGGCAGGGATGAGTTCATGATGCCACTCAGGAAGTTAGGCTTCTTGCAGTCACAAGGACCTTCTTAGTTTCTTCTCTAACATTTTTACCCATTACCTCCCAGTAGTTTCAGATACGGTTCAGATGTGGGCTGTTGCCTGGCCAGTGTAGAATCTTGATCCTTTTCTTTCAAAGTTAGTTATTCACCTGtagtaatgaaataaaacctgAGATGTCTTTTCAATACACACACAGTGAAATTTCCTCTTTATTTTCACACTAGTTACATCGATTGCAAGAATATTATCAACCTTTTCAGCCCTGTGATATGGACCAGAGTTATCTCGGAATGTATATTACTCAGCTCCATCGAAGTGATACCAAATTGCTGGATTTTACCACGACCAGAAGATCTTGATCTACTTTTTAGTATTGACTGGCCCATACCCTGGCCACAGTAGCATCCTCATATCACCTGACCCCACAGATGCTCCACAGCTGCGTTTAAACATGTTGAATGAAACTCTTCTTCATATCAACATTGTACAAAGTGCTTCTCACCAGACTCATGTAGGTTGCACTTTGATTCATCTGAGATCAGTTTGTTCCACATTTCTTCAGTCCAGTCAACATTTTTTTCCCAGCTGATCTTCGTTTTTCTTATCTGCTTGGTGAGGAAGAGTTCCTATCTTGGTTGTATTGTTGGAATACTGGGTGAACAAAGGTGAAACCGGACATTGCATGCAGTGAGGGTGACTCCTGAAGCTTCCTGCCGTGATCTTTTTTAGGGATCTGTGGATAACAGTTGACACTTCAACAGACTCGTGAGTGTTGGAACACAATCATCAACTGTTGTATAAGCGTTCTTCCCACATCTTCCCTCCAGTCTCTGTATATCTCTTCACCCAGTAGCTAACACTAGATTACTTTAATTCCTCTAACAATATGCTTTCCCATAGAATTAACTCTAAACCATTAACTGTTTTAGAATCACACTCATGTTGTAGTAAATAGACTTttaaactggtttgtttgtttgtttttggaatttcgcacaaagctactcgagggctatctgtgctagccgtccctaatttagcagtgtaagactagagggaaggcagctagtcatcaccaccaaccgccaactcttgggctactcttttaccaacgaatagtgggattgaccgtcacattatacgcccccacggctgggagggcgagcatgtttagcgcgacgcgggcgcgaacccgcgaccctcggattacgagtcgcatgccttacgcgcttggccatgccaggcccaactaTTTAAACTGGTTCTCGGTAGGAACTTTTATTTATATCCAACGACTGACACAATAGCCAGGTAGCCTATAAGTCAGCTGATATAATAATCAGACAGTATTGCATCATCCATGAAACATATCTACACCCACATGCATTAAGGCTATAAATCAGACGATAATTCCGAAGAAATGTGGGAAAAATATTGGGTGATGCAATAGGTattactacatgttataaaataacataaacataacCATAACCAGTGACAGTTATTTCGCTACAAGTTTCTGAACCTCCTTTGTTGTCCAGTCCAATGAATTCTTTTTTGTATTGTCGTATTTTCAAACAGATTTTCAATTATCTTATCTCTAGCTTTTCGAAAACTTTTACCTATCACTATGATCTGAGTTATTCCAAAAAAGGATGGACAGCCCGGATAAGTCCAGATAACGCTATCTGGTTTCAAAGTTCCAAACTAAGAAAGGTTTATATAATTCTAACATGTTTAACCTGGAATCTCCCTTCCCTCATGTTACCATAGTTATATATGCAGTATAACACGTTTTaatttgttacatgaaatatgtTTAACCTGAAATCCCCCTTCCCTCATGTTACCATAGTTATATATGCAGTATAACACGTTTTaatttgttacatgaaatatgtTTAACCTGAAATCCCCCTTCCCTCATGTTACCATAGTTATGTATGCAGTATAACACGTTTTaatttgttacatgaaatatgtTTAACCTGAAATCCCCCTTACTTAATACTAACATACTGCCTAAAAgccaagtgtgtgtgtgttttatcatTAATTTGTGTTTCAGATATATTTAAACATGCAAGGTGTGTAATTCATCACAAGGTAGAAATGAAGCCTGGAATATTTAAGAGAAGTAGAACCAATCATATCAatgtataacaaacaacaacaatactcgttATTAGCTTCCACAGAAAGTGAAGCAGAGTCGGCTGAACTTGTAGTTGAAGTTGAAAAGTCCAGATACTCATATCCACAGTCGTATAACCGATTGGATTGTTTGGACCTCCGGCTCAAGATGTTAAATTCATTTGTTTCGTTGATCGCGTGGTTTATCCTGGAAGCTCTATCATCGCTTGTTACTCTTCTGTCTCCTTCTGGTGATATTAAATTGTTTGCTATTAGAGACTGTACGCCTCTACTAATATTGTAAGGGCTACCGTCAGCTGTCGAGAAAGAcgaacaatattaataaaaaacttaatgtttagacagaaaagaaaataagtttttattaaaaaatggctaccattttaaataattaataacacctTTCAAGTTTTCTTTAGTTTCCATAATTGTAATATACaagtatcaaaaatataataCCTTTATATGCTTACTTCTGCCATAAAGCAAGATTGTTCATAAAAGACTTATTAGTGAAAATATCATCTCTGAAGGTGAAATCTAAATCCAGTAGTTCACCAACGTAACCATTAATATTATCAAACAAAACCTCTATTACTGTTTGATAGCAACTGTTGTCAACAAAAGCACAAGACAGCATGTAGTTAGTTGTACAATTTATTATAACTTGATTACGCATATTTCAAAATAACGTATTATAGTTGTTACATTCAACAAAGAGATAATTATGTACTATTAGCGAAATATATTGGTGCAAATACTTAATTACATGgaagttatttctttaatatttaaagtgtGATAATACATGAAGGATAACAACAGGAAATGTGTATCTCCTGACATTATGGCCTGTTTATGGAAGTCTGTATGTTTTGACAGTATGGTTAGTGTACCAATGTTCCTAAGTTTTAAGATTATCATATGTTTATGGAAAGTTCTATGGTTTTACATTATATCTTATCTATGGAAATTCGTAATGTTAcgatttgaaatagcctgaaactgaatttaatgataatttagatttagaagaaATTAAACGTCGAcaagtatcaaatttatgatatttgccaacaagaatgATACACAGTTacctttcttaaaatatatatattttattatacaaacaataatacaatttataataatggttattacaaataattatttatatacaaaagttttacaaacttttacaaacaatgttgagtcttctatctgattcAGAACTTGATATCCtgtcgagggttcacgatgagcgaattaatttcgagttgctATTGGCGCGATTAACTCAACGGAGAGCTAGCTAGCTAATTGCTGAGAGCATgtgagtttttcacagctgaagttatataatgtcctTGTAAAAGACCCAAGGTCCAatgttaatccgctgaagttaagctgtttgtaatgttcgaaatctataaacgctTCTGGTCAAATACCTTAAATTTCCGactaataagcattaatcacaattacagcttccgtGGTTTACAGCATACCAATTAGAGCAGACCAATAACATACTGTCTCTTGACGCGTCACGTTCGTTTATGAGCGTCAGGCGAGATTCTAGAAATTccagttaaaacaacaatattggttttacatacacacatatatacattgttgatttttacattcgAGAACTTTTTACAACTTTTgtgaataggtgggaatttcgcaatagcaatttaacagtatgagatatacgcatttctaaatatataactgaaataaacattgatattaaaaaatataaaatagtaaatccgtcaccgCACGTCCTGATGTTCTGGTCTGTGTACATAAGTTTCTAGGTTTCGACATTAAAGTCTCTTTATGGAAATATGTATGTTTGACGTTTTTTTCTATGTATGTTTTGGTGTTCTGGTCTATATACGGAAGTTTCTAGATTTTGACATTTCTATGGTCTGTTTATGGAAATATGTACATCCTGACGTTGTGGCCTGTGTATGGAAGCTTCTAGGTTTTGACATTATGATCTGTTTGTGgaattatgtttttagtttccggctgtgt
This region includes:
- the LOC143257173 gene encoding uncharacterized protein LOC143257173 isoform X1, which encodes MNSLNVNENVVEDTLTSRPSSAELVEVHIYLIPRESWIERQKLAKSQVVHCAISSGFVRVQPTITLSSLREVFSKQLGQEVVPSHYVFLRHVGRNFTQVKDHQEKELKVKNYLPPFTSDPEIFIKEKQNTISSGWSQEHDSGVDIHEQRSFQDESTDGSPYNISRGVQSLIANNLISPEGDRRVTSDDRASRINHAINETNEFNILSRRSKQSNRLYDCGYEYLDFSTSTTSSADSASLSVEANNEGGQNTSYFKKITEDGNLSQNPLEELLEYNIELQSKCGTLSKVIKQLTETRVSGQGYLALMRKKSAKSCTNKFKSSYKSRLPVPIGRLKRPFSVGDRNNAVQKRSRPNASGEYKNRSVQGRIRPNTTDEYRNSPVERRSRPNTGVIKNSPTQNKSSFYRTAHTTFQAKPNCARIGYIFDNVKPNSGRNRGCHKFTESNSESVKLSGLPKIVQLANNVKLLTRTSGDSDEIQHIESGQLIFPQFSNQEVLVATSEQIDRLTTACRKKEICRRKTQLNKHPYCENLAHLREIDNMHVHQSDKIEKGSDQYKNVFSLYIENERDIENFQNILRQTDKAVNIQRPFLIKGDFNTAIQLEWANGKYSLTNNILTVAPKFSHFQNIAEKNKQKRYVVSSDNSLYHAGLTDTEMNRKPYKNIPFSVRDVVCRDNSPHQPELTDTEVNRKPCKHIPLPVRDVVHSDNSPRHPELTDTEVNRKPCKNISLPVRDVVHSGSSPHLAELVDTEVNRKPCKKCPLPVRDVVHSDSSPHQSELTDTNKVNRKPCKNIPLPVRYVIHSDSSPHLAELSDTEENWKPYKNIPLPMRDVIYSDSSPHLAELTNTEEKRKPYKNIPLLVRDVVHSDNNPHQAELTDTEVNRKPCKNIPLPVRDVIHSDSSPHLAELSDTEENWKPYKNIPLPMRDVVHSDSSPHLTELTDTEVNRKPCKKIPLPMRDVVHSDSNPHQSELTDTNKVNRKPYKNISLPMRDVIYSDSSPHLAELTDTEEKRKPYKNIPLLVRDVVHSDNNPHQAELTDTEVNRKPCKNIPLAVRDVIHSDSSPHLVELTDTNKVNRKPYKNISLPMRDVIYSDSSPHLAELTDTEEKRKPYKNIPLLVRDVVHSDNNPHQAELTDTEVNRKPCKNIPLAVRDVIHSDSSPHLAELSDTEENRKPYKNIPLSVRDVVHSDSNPHQAELTDTEVNRKPCKNISLAVRDVIHSDSSPHLVELTDTEVNRKPCKNIPLPVRDVVHSDNSPHLAELTDTEVNRKSYNSFLLPAKRKFNKYIPYFVKDIVNNNNNIHVVQLSDIGEENKKTTLVNKGHLVPFSLIKDDRKRLAEHQDCETWVKIDESSSNYVGKRNDVEEWKGFATTVGYPESFNMLSESTRETTHEEENLTALSERTKQKNFHQNNKIMEYELSVKGNDTDVKKLNCELVNSRESRIQNDLLNGEERQKDGIMYSHLNIGLKTEIERNGLTQKYTKKLRENCIYESKINDKISHVSVVKSDSITSKDSCRKSPIDVTMGTLKLVIGNKVSTGEPVTENKVSTGESVTENKVTTQKTAMGKINTMGSTTKDKQKPTKRNKVSTAEQAIANKLSTEEPSIRNKITTPKPTMGNRMSTGDSATRKSVNTEEPVTGNMMIASKPTIGNEVSSVEPAIGNKSIAPKPATGNKVSSEGPATGNIMAALKPAAGNEVSSVEPATGNKIIAPKPATGNKVSSVELATGNKMNTSQLVRGNKLNTRELAIESTFNTEEQVLGNNNSIEEPATGKKFNTLKAVKGNKINAPEPVKGNKFSTGELTRGKNVNVEESATVNKQNTEEPLTEHKFSTGKPVIGNKINASQLVRGNKLGTGNPGTGNFMNVGEPTKVNQEDIGKLVTGQSEAGNKENTGKVAIENQIYASEPVNENKLGTGEPTTGKNMDVEESAIKNTLKIGEPEAVNKVNKDESATENKVNIGESAILYKLKTGETETGNIVNTREPATENKLESVTGSKVGTSEPTVENNVSISEPKKRNKLIIAEPVTGNNVNISEPLMENKKNLKDMKNHIINIQNVSYNTYGPVNTNELLTQCSTPRYPSNRGIMTVVGHLKNVSELCDAVTSTKDITNIQESITKQYSVLDTKLTSKHKHTKLTQRIDKYNEAIENETSSPKTCIDCHLNIGLTTTSVARANDCTIKISEETRTRDSNGIVETDKQYVLNEQNILKAFCRGKSGPNTENNSAEKTYNRYRQGTLRKYNTGFRDMKEKTRETIAEKQKNGNEDSKINFLQSTYNHVELNSSTRPVNDVITTGNLQLRRSLSDSDMLLSERRIRTRGDRSTFKFKGKLEATSSFDLTRDTVLKYQLDQKYLIPHQLRSERLFVRQKNSPDKSIWKEKYLKERKKTTELERECTKNRNLLEKFHRDLLAKLEVGIWNNVLTGKAELPSKKLSAKIAIARLLQEIEDLKSRVESTNFRHKAEIKLRYLVQDEVKILRRNLVKKKIQITLLRNQEQCAVDISQRDSFISIL
- the LOC143257173 gene encoding uncharacterized protein LOC143257173 isoform X2: MVQPTITLSSLREVFSKQLGQEVVPSHYVFLRHVGRNFTQVKDHQEKELKVKNYLPPFTSDPEIFIKEKQNTISSGWSQEHDSGVDIHEQRSFQDESTDGSPYNISRGVQSLIANNLISPEGDRRVTSDDRASRINHAINETNEFNILSRRSKQSNRLYDCGYEYLDFSTSTTSSADSASLSVEANNEGGQNTSYFKKITEDGNLSQNPLEELLEYNIELQSKCGTLSKVIKQLTETRVSGQGYLALMRKKSAKSCTNKFKSSYKSRLPVPIGRLKRPFSVGDRNNAVQKRSRPNASGEYKNRSVQGRIRPNTTDEYRNSPVERRSRPNTGVIKNSPTQNKSSFYRTAHTTFQAKPNCARIGYIFDNVKPNSGRNRGCHKFTESNSESVKLSGLPKIVQLANNVKLLTRTSGDSDEIQHIESGQLIFPQFSNQEVLVATSEQIDRLTTACRKKEICRRKTQLNKHPYCENLAHLREIDNMHVHQSDKIEKGSDQYKNVFSLYIENERDIENFQNILRQTDKAVNIQRPFLIKGDFNTAIQLEWANGKYSLTNNILTVAPKFSHFQNIAEKNKQKRYVVSSDNSLYHAGLTDTEMNRKPYKNIPFSVRDVVCRDNSPHQPELTDTEVNRKPCKHIPLPVRDVVHSDNSPRHPELTDTEVNRKPCKNISLPVRDVVHSGSSPHLAELVDTEVNRKPCKKCPLPVRDVVHSDSSPHQSELTDTNKVNRKPCKNIPLPVRYVIHSDSSPHLAELSDTEENWKPYKNIPLPMRDVIYSDSSPHLAELTNTEEKRKPYKNIPLLVRDVVHSDNNPHQAELTDTEVNRKPCKNIPLPVRDVIHSDSSPHLAELSDTEENWKPYKNIPLPMRDVVHSDSSPHLTELTDTEVNRKPCKKIPLPMRDVVHSDSNPHQSELTDTNKVNRKPYKNISLPMRDVIYSDSSPHLAELTDTEEKRKPYKNIPLLVRDVVHSDNNPHQAELTDTEVNRKPCKNIPLAVRDVIHSDSSPHLVELTDTNKVNRKPYKNISLPMRDVIYSDSSPHLAELTDTEEKRKPYKNIPLLVRDVVHSDNNPHQAELTDTEVNRKPCKNIPLAVRDVIHSDSSPHLAELSDTEENRKPYKNIPLSVRDVVHSDSNPHQAELTDTEVNRKPCKNISLAVRDVIHSDSSPHLVELTDTEVNRKPCKNIPLPVRDVVHSDNSPHLAELTDTEVNRKSYNSFLLPAKRKFNKYIPYFVKDIVNNNNNIHVVQLSDIGEENKKTTLVNKGHLVPFSLIKDDRKRLAEHQDCETWVKIDESSSNYVGKRNDVEEWKGFATTVGYPESFNMLSESTRETTHEEENLTALSERTKQKNFHQNNKIMEYELSVKGNDTDVKKLNCELVNSRESRIQNDLLNGEERQKDGIMYSHLNIGLKTEIERNGLTQKYTKKLRENCIYESKINDKISHVSVVKSDSITSKDSCRKSPIDVTMGTLKLVIGNKVSTGEPVTENKVSTGESVTENKVTTQKTAMGKINTMGSTTKDKQKPTKRNKVSTAEQAIANKLSTEEPSIRNKITTPKPTMGNRMSTGDSATRKSVNTEEPVTGNMMIASKPTIGNEVSSVEPAIGNKSIAPKPATGNKVSSEGPATGNIMAALKPAAGNEVSSVEPATGNKIIAPKPATGNKVSSVELATGNKMNTSQLVRGNKLNTRELAIESTFNTEEQVLGNNNSIEEPATGKKFNTLKAVKGNKINAPEPVKGNKFSTGELTRGKNVNVEESATVNKQNTEEPLTEHKFSTGKPVIGNKINASQLVRGNKLGTGNPGTGNFMNVGEPTKVNQEDIGKLVTGQSEAGNKENTGKVAIENQIYASEPVNENKLGTGEPTTGKNMDVEESAIKNTLKIGEPEAVNKVNKDESATENKVNIGESAILYKLKTGETETGNIVNTREPATENKLESVTGSKVGTSEPTVENNVSISEPKKRNKLIIAEPVTGNNVNISEPLMENKKNLKDMKNHIINIQNVSYNTYGPVNTNELLTQCSTPRYPSNRGIMTVVGHLKNVSELCDAVTSTKDITNIQESITKQYSVLDTKLTSKHKHTKLTQRIDKYNEAIENETSSPKTCIDCHLNIGLTTTSVARANDCTIKISEETRTRDSNGIVETDKQYVLNEQNILKAFCRGKSGPNTENNSAEKTYNRYRQGTLRKYNTGFRDMKEKTRETIAEKQKNGNEDSKINFLQSTYNHVELNSSTRPVNDVITTGNLQLRRSLSDSDMLLSERRIRTRGDRSTFKFKGKLEATSSFDLTRDTVLKYQLDQKYLIPHQLRSERLFVRQKNSPDKSIWKEKYLKERKKTTELERECTKNRNLLEKFHRDLLAKLEVGIWNNVLTGKAELPSKKLSAKIAIARLLQEIEDLKSRVESTNFRHKAEIKLRYLVQDEVKILRRNLVKKKIQITLLRNQEQCAVDISQRDSFISIL